A window from Sinanaerobacter sp. ZZT-01 encodes these proteins:
- a CDS encoding ABC transporter ATP-binding protein, translated as MKDILSIKGISKSFGTQKVIDNLNLSVPEGTVLGFIGQNGAGKTTTMKMALGLLEADCGEIKVCGKTVRYGQTKTNHYIGYLPDVPEFYNYMKPTEYLTLCSEITGLSQSETKVRIDELLSIVGLNGVKKRIGGFSRGMKQRLGIAQALLSRPKLLICDEPTSALDPVGRKEILDILQKIKGTTTVIFSTHILSDVERICDRVAVLHNGNIAISGTLSEIKAMHGKERLLIEFSKKSEMNQFKTFATIKPLLPDMEENGDEIILKGKDIVQIQRVIISALAETGLCPTKMEIMESSLENLFLEVVM; from the coding sequence ATGAAAGATATACTTTCCATAAAGGGAATATCAAAGAGTTTTGGCACTCAAAAAGTCATAGATAATCTGAATCTTTCTGTACCGGAAGGTACTGTTTTAGGGTTTATCGGGCAAAATGGTGCAGGGAAAACAACAACCATGAAAATGGCATTGGGCTTGCTGGAAGCTGATTGCGGAGAGATTAAAGTTTGTGGTAAAACCGTACGCTACGGACAGACAAAAACCAATCATTATATTGGGTATTTGCCGGATGTGCCCGAGTTTTATAACTATATGAAACCGACGGAATATCTTACTCTTTGCAGCGAGATCACAGGGCTGTCTCAATCAGAAACCAAAGTTCGAATCGATGAGCTTTTATCCATTGTCGGTCTTAATGGTGTAAAAAAACGCATTGGAGGCTTTTCCCGTGGCATGAAACAACGACTCGGAATTGCACAAGCCTTGTTGTCACGCCCCAAACTGCTCATTTGCGATGAGCCCACAAGTGCACTCGATCCTGTTGGGCGAAAAGAAATACTTGATATTCTTCAAAAAATCAAAGGCACAACGACCGTCATTTTTTCAACACATATTTTATCGGATGTAGAGCGTATTTGTGACCGTGTCGCAGTATTGCATAATGGGAACATCGCTATCAGCGGAACACTTTCCGAAATTAAAGCCATGCACGGCAAAGAACGCCTTTTGATAGAGTTTTCCAAAAAATCAGAAATGAATCAGTTTAAAACTTTTGCAACAATCAAACCGCTGCTTCCCGATATGGAAGAAAATGGGGACGAGATCATTTTGAAAGGCAAGGATATTGTCCAAATTCAACGTGTCATTATTTCTGCACTTGCAGAGACTGGATTGTGTCCAACAAAAATGGAAATCATGGAATCGTCTCTTGAAAACCTATTCTTGGAGGTGGTAATGTGA